The following proteins are encoded in a genomic region of Rickettsiales bacterium:
- a CDS encoding lipopolysaccharide biosynthesis protein codes for MSEGLFEPRHKELSRHMASGIINSGVVQAVKLLSQFGSVIILSRLLSPADFGVMAMVAPVYSFVLIFHDLGLSQATVQRANLSHGEVNVFFWLNVAMGAVLCLLIALFSPVIGWYYHDQRVVSLSIAVGALIWVGSLGGQHGALLQRRMEFSRLAIIDIIGTLSGLVVSVIAAIVIKEYWALYFGMATAVIIPVIGAWVASGWRPSFPKRVAGLQDMLKFGAGITSVNITTFIAGCADNILIGRTWGEQSLGFYDRAYKLLLFPIQRIVSPLAGTMIPLLSRVREETGKYRSLIHNTQEQLLVAIWPGIIWAVMLSHTLVPFVLGRKWSDAADIFVPLGIASLAQILNSPTGWMFISQGRAGDFAKWGIFNAITSVAAFVIGLPYGGMGVAIAYAASEYIRTPLLWWYATRRGPVQLPDVIISVMPHTASGMVTAMVLYYLKQTVTGPDILLLIEGLVISYGIFALTMGLFRNGRRTLRRSAEFATRLLFHMYPGKEGRI; via the coding sequence ATGAGCGAAGGATTATTTGAACCAAGGCACAAGGAACTGTCGCGCCATATGGCGTCGGGTATTATCAATTCCGGCGTCGTGCAGGCAGTTAAATTGCTGAGCCAGTTCGGCTCGGTCATCATTTTGTCGCGCCTGCTTTCACCTGCGGATTTCGGCGTGATGGCGATGGTGGCGCCTGTCTATTCCTTCGTGCTTATTTTTCATGATCTGGGCTTAAGCCAAGCAACGGTGCAGAGGGCAAATCTGTCTCATGGCGAAGTGAATGTCTTCTTCTGGCTGAATGTCGCGATGGGAGCCGTGCTCTGCCTGCTGATCGCTTTGTTCAGCCCTGTAATAGGCTGGTATTATCACGACCAGCGTGTCGTATCTCTTTCTATTGCGGTAGGCGCATTGATATGGGTGGGCTCGCTCGGCGGGCAGCACGGCGCGCTTTTGCAGCGCCGTATGGAGTTTAGCCGCCTCGCCATCATTGATATTATTGGCACTTTGAGCGGGCTGGTCGTGTCGGTGATAGCAGCTATAGTCATAAAAGAATATTGGGCGCTCTATTTTGGTATGGCCACAGCCGTAATTATCCCGGTCATCGGTGCATGGGTCGCATCAGGCTGGCGTCCGTCTTTTCCCAAACGTGTTGCGGGCCTGCAGGATATGCTGAAATTCGGCGCAGGCATCACGAGCGTCAATATTACCACCTTTATCGCCGGATGCGCTGACAATATCCTGATTGGTCGCACCTGGGGCGAACAGTCGCTGGGCTTCTACGACCGTGCTTATAAGCTTTTGCTATTCCCGATCCAGCGCATCGTTTCGCCGCTTGCGGGCACGATGATTCCGCTGCTGTCGCGGGTAAGGGAGGAAACGGGTAAATACCGCAGCCTCATCCATAATACGCAGGAACAATTACTGGTGGCAATATGGCCGGGTATCATCTGGGCCGTGATGCTGTCGCATACGCTCGTGCCGTTCGTACTGGGCCGTAAATGGAGCGATGCGGCCGATATTTTTGTGCCGCTGGGCATAGCAAGCCTTGCGCAGATACTTAATTCTCCCACCGGCTGGATGTTCATTAGCCAGGGGCGTGCAGGTGACTTCGCCAAATGGGGCATCTTCAATGCAATCACAAGCGTAGCGGCTTTTGTAATCGGCCTGCCTTACGGCGGCATGGGAGTGGCGATTGCCTATGCGGCCAGCGAATATATCCGCACGCCGCTGCTGTGGTGGTATGCCACACGTCGCGGTCCCGTGCAACTGCCGGATGTGATCATCTCCGTGATGCCTCACACGGCAAGCGGCATGGTAACGGCAATGGTGCTCTATTATCTGAAGCAGACGGTCACCGGGCCGGATATCCTGCTCCTCATCGAAGGACTGGTCATATCCTACGGTATATTCGCGCTGACCATGGGCCTGTTCCGCAATGGCCGCCGTACGTTGCGTCGCTCGGCGGAATTCGCAACCCGTCTGCTGTTCCACATGTATCCGGGCAAGGAAGGACGTATATGA
- a CDS encoding glycosyltransferase family 2 protein: MDNHTVCIVIAAYNAQATIARAIRSALAEPEVTEVVVVDDASSDGTVEAALMCDDGTRRLKVLVQPVNRGPSAARNVAIANSTSAWIGILDADDFLLPGRTAGLLAYGENADMIADDLWQVPETAVEGPRKSLLGDALEGPRLVGFQEFVLSNVTGRGSDRKELGFIKPLMRREFLAEHGIRYQEHMRLGEDFELYARSLALGARLVLVPPQGYVSVVRPNSLSGTHSETDLQILRDCGVQLLSELGISREDREALRRHARSVDCRLQWRLLIRAVKERNTQAALAAFRRPHPVPAYLIERLVEQLYLRTFGRILALKRAG, translated from the coding sequence ATGGATAATCACACTGTTTGCATCGTTATCGCCGCTTATAATGCACAAGCTACTATCGCCCGCGCAATCCGCTCTGCATTGGCGGAACCTGAGGTAACGGAAGTGGTTGTGGTTGATGATGCTTCTTCGGACGGTACCGTGGAAGCAGCACTCATGTGTGACGACGGAACGAGACGTCTTAAAGTGCTCGTGCAGCCTGTAAACCGGGGACCGTCAGCAGCGCGCAATGTCGCCATCGCAAACAGCACTTCGGCCTGGATCGGCATTCTGGATGCGGATGATTTCCTGCTGCCCGGCCGCACGGCAGGCCTGCTCGCATATGGTGAAAACGCGGATATGATAGCGGATGATCTCTGGCAGGTGCCGGAAACAGCAGTGGAAGGCCCGCGCAAAAGTCTGCTGGGAGATGCGCTGGAAGGCCCACGCCTCGTGGGGTTTCAGGAATTCGTCCTGTCGAATGTGACAGGGCGCGGAAGCGACCGCAAGGAGCTGGGATTCATCAAGCCGCTGATGCGCCGGGAATTCCTGGCAGAGCACGGCATACGCTATCAGGAACATATGCGCTTAGGGGAAGATTTTGAGCTTTATGCACGCAGTCTTGCGCTCGGGGCGCGGCTGGTACTGGTTCCGCCGCAGGGCTATGTCTCCGTCGTACGTCCGAATTCACTGAGCGGCACGCATAGCGAAACGGACTTGCAGATTTTACGCGATTGCGGTGTGCAGCTTCTGTCGGAACTGGGCATAAGCAGGGAGGACCGGGAAGCGTTGCGCCGCCATGCCCGCAGCGTCGATTGCCGCCTGCAGTGGCGGCTGCTGATCCGCGCGGTGAAAGAGCGAAATACGCAGGCAGCGCTTGCGGCTTTCCGTCGTCCGCATCCGGTGCCCGCCTATCTCATAGAGCGGCTTGTCGAGCAGCTTTACCTGCGCACGTTCGGCAGAATCCTTGCGCTTAAGCGCGCCGGATAG
- a CDS encoding glycosyltransferase family 2 protein produces the protein MITVAVIIPYYQKREGILRRALDSVVAQDLPPEVSMKIIVVDDGSPAPVDKEVEGLEVKEPHMLEVVKQPNKGVAAARNAGLERADNESIRYIAFLDSDDIWNTRHIARAVGVLEQGFDYYFCDCRRQGNEESFFSEKDFAQFLYRTKAKAIEDHVYEPNKEDFYRFSLRNRVSMMPTIVFRREILQGLRFDEVLQIAGEDCLFLFQLIDKSRRICCVLEELVSCADGVNIYSSKYDWNEPGHLERHMGILLALYRFRNTLRLSEDDAKFFDHRIRKIRRAFAWLSVRYYLKHRSWHSDQLLSMIRSDRRFWQWYPLNVAYVGVCYPFGLYSPLQDW, from the coding sequence ATGATTACTGTGGCTGTGATTATTCCCTATTATCAGAAACGCGAAGGAATACTCCGTCGTGCACTGGATTCTGTGGTCGCGCAGGATCTCCCGCCGGAAGTGAGCATGAAGATTATCGTAGTGGATGACGGCTCGCCTGCGCCGGTGGATAAGGAAGTGGAAGGGCTTGAGGTAAAAGAGCCGCATATGCTGGAAGTCGTGAAACAGCCGAATAAAGGCGTAGCGGCGGCACGTAATGCAGGGCTCGAGCGTGCAGATAATGAGTCCATACGCTATATCGCGTTTCTCGATTCCGACGACATCTGGAATACGCGTCATATTGCAAGGGCGGTCGGTGTTCTCGAACAGGGCTTCGATTATTATTTCTGTGACTGCCGCAGGCAGGGCAACGAAGAGTCGTTCTTTTCAGAAAAAGATTTTGCGCAGTTTCTCTACCGCACGAAGGCAAAAGCCATCGAAGACCATGTATATGAGCCTAATAAAGAAGACTTTTACCGCTTCTCGCTACGCAACCGTGTCTCCATGATGCCGACGATCGTGTTCCGGCGCGAAATTCTGCAGGGGCTCCGGTTTGATGAAGTGCTGCAAATAGCGGGCGAGGATTGCCTGTTCCTGTTTCAGCTTATCGATAAAAGCAGGCGCATCTGCTGCGTGCTGGAAGAACTGGTGAGCTGTGCCGACGGGGTGAATATCTATTCCAGCAAATACGATTGGAATGAACCGGGGCATCTGGAGCGCCATATGGGCATCCTTCTTGCGCTATACAGATTCAGGAATACGCTGCGTCTTTCCGAAGACGATGCTAAATTTTTCGATCACCGGATCCGGAAAATCCGGCGTGCTTTCGCCTGGCTGAGCGTTCGCTATTATCTGAAGCACCGCTCTTGGCACTCTGACCAGTTGTTGTCGATGATACGTAGCGACCGGCGTTTCTGGCAGTGGTATCCGCTGAATGTTGCGTATGTCGGGGTCTGTTACCCGTTCGGTCTTTATAGTCCATTGCAAGATTGGTAG
- a CDS encoding glycosyltransferase, with protein MALAMFALCAFFLLIAAHPFVTYPLTLYFIRARGWRPRFVPTDGPQRMAICVCAYNEEGIIEQKAENLLEIKRAFPDTEIAIYVDGATDRTAEILSRYSDEFKLHISPQRYGKTHGMNLLVAQTTAPIVIFTDANVMVDVNSLRALPGYFSNPEVGCVCGHLKYVNSHETVTAQNGSAYWRLEEFIKTMESDTGSAMGADGSLFAIRRELHNPPPDDIIDDMFVSLSILCDGYRIVRAPNVIAYEKSVTSAQEEFRRKVRIACQAFNVHRLLWPRLRKLSALDLYKYISHKFIRWLSIYWLVCAALSFEAGMISAGSPIAGLIIIALGIMVLSVGVLAQLPIITQVADLISAFVATGLGVWRSLSGDHFQTWSPASSIRRA; from the coding sequence GCACTGGCAATGTTTGCATTATGCGCTTTTTTCCTGCTCATCGCCGCGCATCCTTTTGTTACTTACCCTCTCACGCTTTATTTTATCCGCGCGCGCGGATGGCGTCCCAGATTTGTTCCGACGGATGGGCCGCAGCGCATGGCCATTTGTGTCTGCGCCTATAACGAGGAAGGTATTATCGAGCAGAAAGCGGAAAACCTGCTCGAGATCAAGCGTGCTTTTCCCGACACTGAAATCGCCATCTATGTGGATGGGGCGACTGACAGGACAGCGGAAATCCTGAGCCGTTACAGCGATGAGTTCAAACTCCATATTTCCCCGCAGCGCTACGGCAAGACGCATGGCATGAATCTGCTGGTCGCTCAGACGACTGCTCCCATCGTCATTTTCACCGACGCCAATGTCATGGTGGATGTTAATTCACTTCGCGCCCTGCCCGGCTATTTCAGCAATCCGGAAGTAGGATGCGTCTGCGGTCACCTGAAATATGTCAACTCTCATGAAACCGTCACTGCGCAAAACGGCTCGGCCTACTGGCGCCTGGAAGAATTCATTAAGACGATGGAAAGCGATACGGGCTCTGCGATGGGCGCGGACGGTTCTCTGTTCGCTATTCGCCGCGAACTGCATAATCCGCCGCCGGATGATATTATCGACGATATGTTTGTTTCGCTCAGCATTCTGTGCGACGGCTACCGTATCGTGCGCGCGCCGAATGTGATTGCTTACGAGAAATCCGTCACCTCGGCGCAGGAAGAATTCCGCCGCAAAGTGCGCATTGCCTGCCAGGCATTCAACGTGCACCGCCTGCTCTGGCCGCGCCTGCGTAAGCTCAGTGCGCTCGACCTCTATAAATACATCTCGCACAAGTTCATCCGCTGGCTCAGCATTTACTGGCTGGTATGTGCCGCGCTTTCTTTTGAGGCGGGCATGATCAGCGCAGGCTCCCCTATTGCCGGGCTTATAATCATCGCGCTTGGCATCATGGTGCTCTCTGTCGGTGTGCTCGCGCAACTACCCATCATCACGCAGGTAGCTGATCTTATCAGCGCGTTTGTTGCCACGGGACTCGGCGTGTGGCGTTCACTCTCGGGAGACCATTTCCAGACCTGGTCGCCGGCTTCTTCTATCCGGCGCGCTTAA
- a CDS encoding glycosyltransferase, with amino-acid sequence MKILFATAHPFIPQMLGGLQSSSKQMALQLKQRGHEVSFLCALMGEGYIGMRGRVIMKLMRRKAARDMIDGIPIWRAWFPWESADYVLEQTKPDLVIVLARQPVRMAQAVQRAGVPVLMMLQDVEFDDHGGPFEELGNVPCIANSYFTAHRYHNAFGVSPYVVYPFVSPDHYKTQTSRQNVTFINPHPKKGVDIAINIARCCPDIPFTFVEAWPLEPGYKAQLMQQLSAVPNVTLSPSVRDMRQVYSKSKILLAPSRWEEAYGRVASEAQCSGIPVVASNRGGLPEAVGQGGIVLDPDGPIEQWVEGIRRLWHDEKHYAYLSMAAHCHFNRPEMRTEVRMEQLEQILAEAATPTPTAVAA; translated from the coding sequence ATGAAAATCTTATTCGCTACGGCACATCCTTTCATTCCCCAGATGCTCGGCGGGCTGCAGTCCAGCTCCAAGCAGATGGCATTGCAGTTGAAACAGCGCGGACATGAAGTATCTTTCCTTTGCGCGTTGATGGGGGAAGGCTATATCGGTATGCGCGGCAGGGTGATCATGAAATTGATGCGGCGTAAGGCTGCGCGCGACATGATAGACGGCATCCCCATCTGGCGTGCCTGGTTTCCATGGGAAAGCGCGGATTACGTACTGGAACAGACCAAGCCCGACCTCGTGATTGTGCTGGCAAGGCAGCCCGTACGCATGGCGCAGGCCGTGCAGCGTGCAGGCGTGCCTGTTCTGATGATGCTTCAGGATGTTGAATTCGACGATCATGGCGGCCCATTTGAAGAACTGGGTAATGTTCCCTGCATCGCGAACTCTTATTTCACCGCGCACAGATATCATAACGCTTTTGGCGTGAGCCCTTATGTGGTCTATCCGTTCGTATCGCCGGATCACTACAAAACGCAGACATCCAGGCAGAATGTGACATTCATTAATCCCCACCCGAAAAAGGGCGTGGATATCGCGATCAATATTGCACGCTGCTGCCCGGATATACCTTTTACCTTTGTGGAGGCGTGGCCGCTGGAGCCGGGTTATAAGGCGCAGCTGATGCAGCAGCTTTCAGCCGTTCCCAATGTCACGTTAAGCCCGTCCGTGCGTGATATGCGTCAGGTTTACAGCAAAAGTAAAATCCTGCTCGCGCCGAGCCGCTGGGAAGAAGCGTATGGGCGTGTGGCGAGTGAAGCCCAGTGCAGCGGCATTCCTGTTGTAGCCTCCAATCGCGGCGGCCTGCCGGAAGCCGTAGGACAGGGCGGAATCGTGCTCGATCCGGATGGGCCGATTGAGCAATGGGTGGAAGGTATCCGGCGCTTATGGCATGACGAGAAACACTACGCTTATCTTTCCATGGCGGCGCATTGCCACTTCAACCGCCCGGAAATGCGCACGGAAGTGAGAATGGAGCAGCTGGAGCAGATTCTTGCCGAAGCCGCAACGCCTACGCCTACTGCTGTTGCCGCTTAG
- a CDS encoding polysaccharide biosynthesis/export family protein, with protein sequence MKKGLRKMLLAAIPVVLLVSACTAEHKAETAPRYVYGIEPGDVLQITVWKEEGMDKETLVLPDGTITFPLVGSLTVRGMTPEQVQETIKQRLRDSIPHASVSVMVKAALGHTVNVTGQVTKPGEIVMGHGTSVMQAISQAGGLTPYADEHDIKILRRSNGKEMVIPFDYSDVTSGHKLNQDITLYPGDVIVVPTAGLF encoded by the coding sequence ATGAAAAAAGGTCTACGCAAAATGCTTCTGGCCGCTATACCGGTGGTCCTGCTGGTTTCCGCTTGTACTGCGGAGCATAAAGCCGAAACGGCTCCCCGTTATGTCTATGGCATCGAACCGGGTGATGTATTGCAGATCACCGTATGGAAAGAAGAGGGAATGGATAAGGAAACGCTCGTCCTGCCGGACGGCACGATCACATTTCCGCTGGTGGGTTCTCTGACCGTCAGAGGCATGACGCCGGAGCAGGTACAGGAAACGATTAAACAAAGACTGCGGGACTCTATCCCGCACGCATCTGTCTCCGTCATGGTAAAGGCGGCTCTGGGGCATACGGTTAACGTAACGGGGCAGGTGACCAAGCCGGGCGAAATCGTAATGGGACACGGTACCTCCGTCATGCAGGCAATCAGCCAGGCAGGCGGTCTTACGCCTTATGCGGATGAACATGATATCAAGATCCTTCGCCGCAGCAACGGCAAGGAAATGGTTATCCCCTTCGATTACAGCGATGTGACTTCCGGTCATAAACTAAACCAGGATATTACCCTTTATCCGGGCGACGTCATTGTCGTGCCCACAGCAGGATTGTTTTAA
- a CDS encoding CpsD/CapB family tyrosine-protein kinase — protein sequence MNKLEKALQKARQERSENLTAVANDYILRPIETGNKLSDIVLPHARRVLQLKEDTLERRRILAHRTRNRKADIFRMLRTQILQVMEQAGYSTLAITSPHYGDGKTTVAMNLAVSMAQDPKRTVLLADLDLRKPGVTSYLGIGTALGISDHLMDGRPIQDCMLRTSFDRLSILPSGKAVDNSSEILGSVKMAALANELKSRYRERIVIYDMPPILAQDDPIALLPSVDAVLLIVNEGVTKVDDIRRSMHALSRANVIGTVLNDSGKRTVFGRA from the coding sequence ATGAACAAACTGGAAAAAGCGTTGCAGAAAGCCAGGCAGGAACGCAGCGAGAACCTTACTGCAGTGGCGAATGACTATATCCTGAGACCAATAGAAACCGGTAATAAGCTGTCGGATATCGTACTTCCGCATGCAAGGCGCGTACTGCAACTTAAGGAAGATACGCTGGAGCGTCGCCGTATTCTGGCGCACCGCACGCGTAACCGGAAAGCGGATATTTTCCGTATGCTGCGCACGCAGATTCTGCAGGTCATGGAACAGGCAGGGTATAGCACGCTGGCGATCACAAGCCCGCATTACGGGGACGGCAAAACGACCGTCGCTATGAATCTGGCCGTGAGCATGGCGCAGGATCCCAAAAGAACCGTATTGCTGGCGGATCTGGATTTGCGCAAACCCGGCGTAACAAGCTATCTCGGTATCGGCACGGCGCTTGGGATTTCGGATCATCTGATGGATGGCCGCCCCATACAGGATTGCATGCTGCGCACATCATTCGACCGGCTTTCCATCCTGCCTTCCGGCAAGGCGGTGGATAATTCCTCAGAAATTTTGGGCTCGGTGAAAATGGCCGCGCTGGCAAATGAGCTGAAATCACGCTACCGCGAACGTATCGTGATTTACGATATGCCGCCGATCCTCGCGCAGGACGATCCGATCGCATTGCTGCCGAGCGTCGACGCGGTCTTGCTGATTGTAAATGAAGGCGTGACGAAGGTGGACGATATCCGCCGCAGCATGCATGCGCTTTCCCGGGCCAACGTTATCGGAACGGTGCTCAACGATTCCGGCAAGAGAACCGTGTTCGGCAGAGCATGA
- a CDS encoding outer membrane beta-barrel protein, whose protein sequence is MTIHHNKRRAAQGKRLHKAMMLPGICAGVALLASVPSYADDSSDQDTVAVTPAPLPDIEIKGKETVSWDSNPLMLATGAKSLFGSVTSPELILRSTTPIASISADTRLDENIYNQSDFNSTDVHEDINLKKQLEQWGAAIEGRADYDTVRTSELTTYGLNLPSVRHTGLSAAPELSYQFTSIDRVALDGNVIHSTYNNDAFVDFNVFSVTPSYMHSFDERNQGLFSIQTQRYQATSGNKTRVDSVGPSVGWVTQLTPRLTGKITAGVQKSWQAASATADASQEWNYIFTADLAFKGKQDTTDLTATRSQYPFSNGTETLLTSFALKETHNLNSKVALNAAGNYQFAKSPPASTTTINLDREYGASAGAAYHVTDHVDLDTTYQYRNETLTGVNGNIPDHLVLVSIAYHPFTATPLNHDD, encoded by the coding sequence ATGACGATACATCACAATAAGCGCCGTGCGGCGCAGGGCAAACGCCTTCATAAAGCCATGATGCTGCCAGGCATATGCGCAGGCGTGGCATTGCTTGCTTCTGTTCCTTCTTATGCAGACGATTCCTCCGACCAGGATACCGTAGCGGTTACTCCCGCGCCGCTGCCGGATATCGAAATCAAAGGCAAGGAAACCGTATCGTGGGATTCCAACCCGTTGATGCTTGCAACCGGAGCGAAATCATTGTTCGGTTCGGTGACCTCGCCGGAGCTCATTCTGCGCAGTACGACCCCGATTGCCTCCATCAGCGCCGATACACGGCTGGATGAGAATATTTACAACCAGTCGGATTTCAACTCCACGGATGTTCATGAGGACATCAACCTGAAAAAGCAGCTGGAGCAGTGGGGTGCCGCAATCGAAGGGCGCGCGGATTACGATACGGTGCGCACGAGCGAATTGACGACATACGGATTGAATCTCCCGAGCGTGCGCCATACAGGGCTGTCCGCAGCACCGGAATTGAGCTATCAGTTTACGTCGATTGACCGTGTTGCTCTGGACGGCAATGTGATCCACTCCACCTATAATAATGACGCGTTTGTGGATTTTAATGTATTCTCTGTCACGCCGTCTTATATGCATAGCTTCGATGAGCGGAACCAGGGCCTGTTCTCCATCCAGACCCAGCGTTACCAGGCAACAAGCGGCAACAAGACACGCGTCGACAGCGTCGGCCCGAGCGTAGGCTGGGTGACCCAGCTGACTCCGCGCCTGACCGGAAAAATCACGGCCGGTGTGCAGAAATCCTGGCAGGCAGCAAGCGCAACTGCTGACGCATCGCAGGAATGGAATTATATCTTTACCGCGGATCTTGCCTTCAAGGGAAAACAGGATACGACCGATCTGACAGCTACGCGTTCGCAGTATCCTTTCAGTAACGGCACGGAAACATTGCTGACTTCCTTCGCGCTGAAGGAGACGCATAATCTCAACAGCAAGGTGGCGCTGAATGCAGCAGGCAATTACCAGTTTGCGAAGTCGCCCCCTGCATCGACCACCACGATCAATCTGGACCGTGAATACGGTGCCAGTGCCGGTGCGGCCTATCATGTGACCGATCATGTTGATCTCGACACAACCTACCAATATCGCAACGAAACCTTGACCGGCGTGAACGGAAACATACCTGACCATCTCGTACTGGTCAGCATTGCTTACCATCCGTTTACAGCGACGCCGTTAAATCATGATGACTAA
- a CDS encoding acyltransferase, with translation MGYSADLSTSFGRIPGVHYFLRPQRESSEDNSLPEISALAKKRVPYLDGWRGMAILLVLTAHFYGIVYNLGYLGVDTFFVLSGLLMGRILFVDQVPLRTFYRNRIARIFPVYYLYLAVISFMMLHHMVKLHASDIGYAAIFMRTYLGDYSIWNDDAIQLSHTWSLNIEEHCYLLLSIISLITLRKNESAARLFVTAAALLCIGFLGYYKTHPPASPSPFFLRTECAGFSIFASAAIYLWRRKLPFTVPSYVPLAATALGFAIGAFSTHGFGKFIYPSLFLAIAVNTLDAAPAWFLSILSNPVLMWFGICSYSIYMWQQIFFSMVMESAPSIRVLGVCIAVAVGAFSFYFYEQPMRKRLHAPKRQQQ, from the coding sequence ATGGGTTATTCAGCCGATCTTTCAACATCGTTCGGGCGCATACCGGGCGTTCATTATTTCCTCCGCCCGCAGCGCGAATCCTCCGAGGACAATTCCCTGCCGGAGATCAGTGCGCTTGCGAAGAAGCGCGTGCCTTACCTCGATGGCTGGCGCGGCATGGCGATCCTGCTCGTATTGACGGCGCATTTTTACGGCATCGTCTATAATCTCGGCTATCTCGGCGTAGACACTTTCTTTGTGCTTTCGGGTCTGCTGATGGGCCGCATTCTGTTCGTCGATCAGGTTCCGTTGCGCACATTCTACCGCAACCGTATCGCGCGTATCTTTCCTGTATACTATCTCTATCTTGCCGTGATCAGCTTCATGATGCTGCACCATATGGTCAAACTGCATGCTAGCGACATCGGCTATGCTGCGATTTTCATGCGCACCTATTTGGGCGATTACTCCATATGGAATGACGATGCGATCCAGCTCAGCCATACCTGGTCGCTCAATATTGAAGAGCATTGCTACCTCCTGTTATCCATCATCAGCCTCATTACCCTGCGCAAGAACGAATCTGCAGCACGTCTCTTTGTCACCGCTGCGGCACTGCTATGCATTGGGTTTCTGGGCTATTACAAAACCCATCCGCCCGCCAGTCCCTCGCCGTTCTTCCTGCGCACGGAATGTGCCGGTTTTTCCATCTTCGCTTCCGCAGCCATTTATCTGTGGCGCAGAAAACTACCGTTTACCGTTCCATCCTACGTACCGCTTGCCGCCACCGCTTTGGGCTTTGCCATCGGCGCATTCTCCACGCATGGCTTTGGCAAGTTCATCTACCCTTCCCTGTTCCTGGCGATTGCCGTCAATACACTTGACGCCGCGCCTGCCTGGTTTCTTTCCATCCTTTCGAACCCGGTGCTCATGTGGTTCGGCATCTGCTCCTACTCCATCTATATGTGGCAGCAGATCTTCTTCTCCATGGTGATGGAAAGTGCGCCTTCGATACGAGTACTCGGTGTTTGCATCGCCGTCGCAGTAGGCGCATTCTCCTTCTATTTCTATGAACAGCCCATGCGCAAACGCCTGCATGCGCCTAAGCGGCAACAGCAGTAG
- a CDS encoding family 16 glycosylhydrolase, whose amino-acid sequence MRRRLINALAMLAAVGMAAGAQARNINFFTQYPQLDTRSWYVSDGWANGNYQSCEWQGRNITATGNQGLQLTLQNNGVKVRPIGCAQVNTTALYGYGIYEARMQTVTGAGLNTAFFTYNGPSTGSPVWDEIDFEFLGKNPQTVQLNYFTNGKPQDGTVIQLGFDASKSEHIYSFDWEANYIRWYVDGRLVHQTPAGAKIPKTPGHIYLSLWSGAANENAWLGAFNYTTPVKARVDWVHYTPGATK is encoded by the coding sequence ATGAGGCGCAGGCTGATAAACGCTCTGGCCATGCTGGCGGCTGTGGGCATGGCAGCGGGTGCACAGGCGCGGAATATTAATTTCTTTACGCAATATCCGCAACTGGACACAAGGAGCTGGTATGTATCGGACGGTTGGGCGAACGGGAATTACCAGTCCTGCGAATGGCAGGGGCGTAACATAACTGCTACCGGAAATCAGGGGCTGCAGCTTACATTGCAAAATAACGGTGTAAAGGTACGTCCCATCGGTTGCGCGCAGGTGAACACGACGGCGCTGTATGGCTATGGCATCTATGAAGCCCGTATGCAAACAGTCACAGGGGCCGGTCTGAATACAGCTTTCTTTACCTATAATGGGCCGTCTACCGGCTCACCTGTCTGGGATGAAATCGATTTCGAGTTTCTCGGTAAAAATCCGCAAACCGTGCAGCTCAATTACTTTACCAATGGCAAGCCGCAGGACGGAACTGTTATCCAGTTAGGATTCGATGCATCCAAAAGCGAACATATCTACAGTTTTGACTGGGAAGCAAATTACATACGCTGGTATGTGGATGGACGCCTGGTGCATCAGACTCCGGCCGGAGCCAAAATTCCCAAGACCCCAGGGCATATTTACCTGAGCCTCTGGTCGGGAGCGGCGAATGAAAACGCATGGCTGGGAGCGTTTAATTACACTACGCCGGTTAAAGCCAGGGTGGATTGGGTGCATTATACACCTGGTGCAACAAAGTAA